The following coding sequences are from one Candidatus Equadaptatus faecalis window:
- a CDS encoding radical SAM protein gives MGRITEWKSWEEYRSSEQWSVSLPKGGKLPWAMFYPADYSIGSANLGYQYVFRMLRESGIAAERFFESPVPYRSVDRDTLLERFPVISASIAYEPDVEKFFQWLCNANIPLNPFKRKENDYPVVIVGGAVTYINPLLVSSVSDAVILGDGLDIMPEIINAVKEYDEDRDREKLWKKLSGIESVFVPPFEVTNGGVAAKKKIGREQLIDGKHPMHSSWITDRGAFGSTLLLELQRGCIRNCSYCTLPACFGKARFREFSLLEESFENLCRKLEFDQVGLITPEAGDYPDIDKILDMLHKNGKSVSFASLRIDRLSGKMLEALSLGGRHSITVAPETGNEKLRAACGKKFSNALVVEKLKMAAEYGINSVKLYFMIGLPGETDTDVKSIAELCAEIIEVTGQSLVISAGAFIPKPWTKWQKEAFIGQAEIKRRYKLLTAEVRKIKKKTPKLRLTSAKEADTEFVLAWAGCTESRMLAADVEKYGKRKFNCTDRKRTLRELGQFA, from the coding sequence ATGGGCAGAATAACCGAGTGGAAGAGCTGGGAAGAGTACCGCAGCAGTGAACAATGGTCTGTTTCGTTGCCTAAGGGAGGAAAGCTTCCTTGGGCAATGTTTTATCCGGCAGACTATTCCATTGGTTCTGCCAACCTTGGTTATCAGTATGTTTTTCGCATGCTCAGGGAAAGCGGAATTGCCGCGGAGCGTTTTTTTGAATCGCCAGTCCCTTACCGTTCTGTTGACAGGGATACTCTGCTTGAACGCTTTCCGGTTATCAGTGCGAGCATAGCCTACGAACCTGACGTGGAGAAGTTTTTTCAGTGGCTGTGCAACGCAAATATACCGCTGAATCCTTTTAAAAGAAAAGAAAACGATTATCCGGTAGTTATAGTCGGAGGGGCTGTAACCTATATAAATCCGCTGCTTGTTTCATCAGTGTCAGATGCGGTGATACTCGGGGACGGACTGGATATAATGCCGGAAATTATCAATGCTGTAAAGGAATACGACGAAGACAGGGACAGGGAAAAACTCTGGAAGAAATTATCCGGAATTGAGTCCGTGTTTGTTCCGCCGTTTGAAGTGACGAACGGCGGTGTTGCCGCGAAAAAGAAAATCGGCAGGGAACAGCTGATTGACGGAAAACACCCGATGCACAGCAGCTGGATTACGGACAGAGGGGCTTTTGGCAGTACGCTTCTGCTTGAACTGCAGAGAGGCTGTATCAGAAATTGCAGTTATTGTACGCTGCCTGCCTGTTTCGGTAAGGCAAGATTCAGGGAATTTTCCCTGCTTGAAGAAAGTTTTGAAAATTTGTGCCGAAAACTTGAATTTGACCAGGTAGGGCTTATTACACCGGAAGCAGGAGATTATCCCGATATAGACAAAATTCTTGATATGCTGCATAAAAACGGCAAATCGGTGTCTTTTGCTTCGCTGAGAATAGACAGGCTCAGCGGAAAAATGCTTGAAGCTCTCTCTTTGGGCGGACGGCACAGTATAACCGTGGCGCCTGAGACGGGAAATGAAAAACTCAGAGCAGCATGCGGGAAAAAATTCAGCAACGCTCTTGTTGTTGAAAAACTGAAAATGGCTGCAGAATACGGCATAAACAGCGTGAAGCTGTACTTCATGATAGGTTTGCCGGGCGAAACCGACACTGACGTGAAAAGCATAGCGGAACTGTGCGCGGAAATTATTGAAGTTACGGGACAGAGTCTTGTGATTTCCGCCGGAGCGTTTATTCCCAAGCCGTGGACAAAATGGCAGAAAGAAGCGTTTATAGGACAGGCTGAAATAAAAAGACGCTACAAACTGCTTACGGCAGAAGTCAGGAAAATCAAGAAAAAGACTCCGAAACTCAGACTGACCAGTGCCAAAGAGGCGGATACGGAGTTTGTGCTTGCATGGGCAGGCTGCACGGAAAGCAGAATGCTTGCCGCCGACGTTGAAAAATACGGAAAAAGAAAATTTAACTGCACGGACAGGAAAAGAACTCTGCGCGAACTCGGGCAGTTTGCATAG